The genomic stretch AGATTGCTGCTGCAACAGGTAAGCCCCTTGAAGAGATTGCTTTGCCGACTTTTCGTCCTCCCACCACTGCCATCAAAATGTCAGCACTCTTAGGGGTGAAAAAAGATGATTAAGTCAGCAGATATCGTTGTGATCGGTGGCGGTGTTGTAGGTTGCTCTACGGCCTATAATTTAGCCAAACTCGGTGCAGGAAAAGTCGTTGTTTTAGAAAAAAAATACCTTGCAAGCGGATCAACGGGGCGTTGTGGCGCAGGCATGCGAGTGCAGTGGGGGACAGAGACGAATTGTCTTTTGTCGAGGGAAAGTGTCAAGATGCTTTCGCACTTGCCGGAAATGCTTGATGTAAATATTGATATTGAATTTCATCAAAGCGGCTATTTGCTGCCGGCTTATACGGAAAGCATGGTTGAACAGTTTAAAAAGAACCTCGTTTTGCAAAATTCCCTTGATATCCATGCGAAGTGGCTGACGCCGGAAGAATGTCTTGATGTCGTACCTTTTATGAGTCTTAAAGGAGTACTTGGCGCAACATTTTGTGCTGAAGATGGCCACTGTAATCCTTTTAAGGTAACGGAAGCTTATGCTACAGCAGCCAGAAATTTAGGCGTTGAAATTTATACCAATACAGAAGTACTCAATATTGAGTCTAAAAACGGAAAAATTCTTTCTGTCCATACAGCAAGCGGTGATATTGCTACAAATACCATCGTTAATGCAGCTGGCGGTTATTCGAAGCAAGTGGGACGCATGGTTGGCGTTGAATTGCCGATTTTCCCTGAGCGTCATGAAATACTTGTGACAGAACCTGTGGAACCGACGCTGGGTCCCATGGTCATGAGTTTTTATCATAACCTTTATTGTCAGCAAAGTCCTCACGGTAGCTTTATTATGGGGCTTGGTCATCCCAATGAGCCTGAAACATTTAATATAAAATCCAGCTGGCAGTTTTTATGTGATATGGCTGAGCGCGTAGTAGAAATATTGCCGCCGCTTGCCAGGCTGAATGTCATTCGTCAATGGGCCGGCTTATATGATATGTCTCCTGACCGTACTCCGATTCTTGGTAATACTCCCGCGATGGAACGCTTTTTCACTGCTGCCGGATTTAGTGGACATGGCTTTATGATTTCACCTATTACAGGTCAGTTAATGGCTGAAATCGTGCTGGGCAAACCCACTACTTTCCCTACGCAAATGTTTGATGCCGGACGGTTTGAACGCGGTGAATTATTTAAAGAACCGCTTGTTGTCTAATCAAA from Pelorhabdus rhamnosifermentans encodes the following:
- a CDS encoding NAD(P)/FAD-dependent oxidoreductase codes for the protein MIKSADIVVIGGGVVGCSTAYNLAKLGAGKVVVLEKKYLASGSTGRCGAGMRVQWGTETNCLLSRESVKMLSHLPEMLDVNIDIEFHQSGYLLPAYTESMVEQFKKNLVLQNSLDIHAKWLTPEECLDVVPFMSLKGVLGATFCAEDGHCNPFKVTEAYATAARNLGVEIYTNTEVLNIESKNGKILSVHTASGDIATNTIVNAAGGYSKQVGRMVGVELPIFPERHEILVTEPVEPTLGPMVMSFYHNLYCQQSPHGSFIMGLGHPNEPETFNIKSSWQFLCDMAERVVEILPPLARLNVIRQWAGLYDMSPDRTPILGNTPAMERFFTAAGFSGHGFMISPITGQLMAEIVLGKPTTFPTQMFDAGRFERGELFKEPLVV